The proteins below are encoded in one region of Limnohabitans sp. 63ED37-2:
- a CDS encoding Rieske (2Fe-2S) protein encodes MAPMVPLCNSADLVNGGRAVPFDIVYAGQTCRAFAIRYQGQVHAYLNRCTHVAMEMDYQPDRFFDNTGRWLMCATHGATYQPDTGACSGGPCRGGLVKIDLSEQGGVVHWHTAYNLKPLEF; translated from the coding sequence ATGGCGCCCATGGTCCCTTTGTGCAACAGCGCCGACTTGGTCAATGGGGGTCGGGCTGTGCCTTTTGACATCGTTTACGCCGGGCAGACTTGCCGGGCTTTTGCCATCCGCTACCAAGGTCAGGTGCACGCTTACCTGAACCGCTGCACCCATGTGGCCATGGAAATGGATTACCAACCCGACCGGTTTTTTGATAACACAGGGCGGTGGTTGATGTGCGCCACACACGGCGCCACTTACCAGCCCGACACCGGGGCTTGCTCGGGCGGTCCCTGCCGTGGAGGGCTGGTCAAAATAGACCTGTCAGAGCAGGGCGGCGTGGTTCACTGGCATACTGCTTACAACTTGAAACCCCTTGAATTTTGA
- a CDS encoding HAD family hydrolase, translating into MPNSRPRQFDLIAFDWDGTLFDSTALITRCIQRAVVDVGGQEPTREAASYVIGMSLLPALAHAAPDVPKDKYPALGERYRHHYLQHQNDITLFEGVLELLDDLKARHHWLTVATGKSRQGLNEALHAVELRGVFDGSRTADETAGKPNPRMLHELMREFGSEPERTLMIGDTTHDLQMALNAGCASVGVSYGAHEPEAFHVLQPRHVAHSVRDLHDWLLQHA; encoded by the coding sequence ATGCCCAACTCAAGACCTCGCCAATTTGACCTGATCGCTTTCGATTGGGATGGCACCTTGTTTGATTCCACCGCCCTGATCACCCGATGCATTCAGCGCGCCGTGGTGGATGTGGGTGGGCAAGAACCCACCCGCGAAGCCGCCTCTTATGTGATTGGCATGTCGCTTTTGCCTGCGCTGGCCCATGCCGCGCCCGATGTGCCCAAGGACAAATACCCGGCGCTGGGAGAGCGCTACCGCCACCACTACCTGCAGCACCAAAACGACATCACTTTGTTCGAGGGGGTGCTGGAGTTGCTGGACGACCTCAAAGCCCGGCACCACTGGTTGACGGTGGCCACGGGCAAAAGCCGACAGGGCCTGAACGAAGCGTTGCATGCGGTGGAGCTGCGTGGCGTGTTCGATGGTTCGCGCACGGCCGATGAAACGGCTGGCAAGCCCAACCCCCGCATGCTGCACGAGTTGATGCGCGAATTTGGTTCAGAACCCGAGCGCACCTTGATGATTGGCGACACCACCCATGACCTGCAAATGGCCTTGAACGCGGGCTGTGCCAGCGTGGGCGTGAGTTACGGGGCCCACGAGCCCGAGGCTTTTCATGTGCTCCAGCCGCGCCATGTGGCGCACAGCGTGCGTGATTTGCACGACTGGTTGTTGCAACACGCTTGA
- a CDS encoding RluA family pseudouridine synthase, whose translation MNHIIGSKSAVATPAVKWLLVDEESAGQRLDNFLMRHLKGVPKTHVYRIIRSGEVRINKGRASAETRVENGDEVRLPPVRISDKVAEKAAQPAPSREFPLLLEDDSLMAIDKPSGVAVHGGSGVSFGVIEQLRQSRPQAKLLELVHRLDRDTSGILLVAKKRSALKHLQDQFRERETGKTYLALVKGDWPAKLKVIDQPLHKFLLPGKDGQEGERRVRVTTPEDPDGMRSITLVKVAQRLPGASLLEVTIKTGRTHQIRVHLSAQGHPIAGDDKYGDFDWNRQLLKPSSGPGLKRMFLHAWRLQFNHPVSAERVALQADLPPELKAYVDHAQLKTSPI comes from the coding sequence GTGAATCACATTATAGGGTCCAAGTCCGCCGTTGCGACACCCGCCGTCAAATGGTTGTTGGTGGACGAAGAGTCGGCTGGGCAGCGATTGGACAACTTTTTGATGCGTCACTTGAAGGGCGTTCCCAAAACGCACGTCTACCGCATCATCCGCAGCGGCGAGGTGCGCATCAACAAGGGCCGGGCTTCTGCCGAAACCCGGGTGGAAAACGGCGACGAGGTGCGTCTGCCGCCCGTGCGCATTTCCGACAAAGTGGCCGAAAAAGCCGCTCAACCCGCGCCGAGCCGCGAATTCCCCCTTTTGTTGGAAGACGACAGCCTGATGGCCATCGACAAACCGTCCGGGGTGGCGGTGCATGGCGGCTCTGGTGTGAGCTTTGGCGTGATCGAGCAACTGCGCCAGTCACGCCCCCAAGCCAAACTGCTGGAATTGGTCCACCGACTGGACCGCGACACCAGCGGGATTTTGTTGGTGGCCAAAAAACGCAGTGCACTCAAGCACCTGCAAGACCAGTTTCGCGAGCGCGAGACCGGCAAAACCTATTTGGCCTTGGTCAAAGGGGACTGGCCCGCCAAGCTCAAGGTGATCGACCAGCCACTGCACAAATTTTTGCTCCCGGGCAAAGATGGCCAAGAAGGCGAGCGGCGCGTGCGCGTGACCACGCCCGAAGACCCGGATGGCATGCGTTCCATCACGCTGGTCAAGGTGGCGCAGCGGCTGCCGGGTGCCTCTTTGTTAGAGGTCACCATCAAAACCGGGCGCACCCACCAAATCCGTGTGCATTTGTCGGCCCAAGGGCACCCGATTGCAGGGGACGACAAATATGGTGACTTTGACTGGAACCGCCAGTTGCTCAAACCCAGCTCGGGCCCTGGCCTCAAGCGCATGTTTTTGCACGCCTGGCGTTTGCAGTTCAACCACCCGGTGTCCGCCGAGCGCGTGGCCCTTCAAGCCGATTTGCCCCCTGAATTGAAAGCGTATGTCGACCATGCCCAACTCAAGACCTCGCCAATTTGA
- a CDS encoding Maf family nucleotide pyrophosphatase: MTFTPSAPTSRSVVLGSTSRYRRELLERLRIPFTVSAPGVDETPLPGEAPQALARRLALAKARAVAALHPDAVVIGSDQVADLAGQPLGKPGEHARAVQQLRQMRGQTLVFQTALAVVCLASGYEQVDLAEVRVVFRDLSDDEIEAYLQAEQPYDCAGSAKSEGLGIALLESIDNDDPTALIGLPLIRTARMLRQAGVKLL, encoded by the coding sequence ATGACTTTCACTCCTTCTGCCCCCACCAGCCGCTCGGTGGTGCTGGGCTCGACTTCTCGTTATCGGCGCGAACTGCTCGAGCGCCTGCGCATCCCTTTCACCGTGAGCGCACCCGGTGTGGACGAAACCCCTTTGCCGGGAGAAGCCCCACAGGCGCTGGCCAGACGCTTGGCCCTGGCCAAAGCCCGGGCCGTGGCCGCCTTGCACCCCGATGCGGTGGTGATTGGCTCTGACCAAGTGGCCGATTTGGCTGGCCAACCCCTGGGCAAGCCCGGGGAGCACGCGCGAGCCGTGCAGCAGCTGCGCCAAATGCGCGGCCAGACCTTGGTTTTTCAGACCGCGTTGGCCGTGGTTTGCCTGGCCAGCGGCTATGAACAAGTGGACTTGGCCGAGGTTCGTGTGGTGTTTCGTGACCTGAGCGACGACGAAATAGAGGCCTATTTGCAGGCAGAACAACCCTACGACTGCGCGGGCAGCGCCAAAAGCGAGGGCTTGGGCATTGCCCTGCTCGAGTCCATTGACAACGACGACCCCACCGCCCTGATCGGACTGCCACTGATCCGCACCGCGCGCATGTTGCGCCAAGCCGGGGTGAAGCTGCTGTGA
- a CDS encoding S49 family peptidase: protein MQDPQDSTSAHASAPASPGTAPAPAPVTNPVDENWARKTLVDLAYANLQEQQSQRRWKLGMRLAWLLFLGFVVWQLFSLNSPATHTSFPHTALVTVQGEIGPDTEASAENVMTSMRTALEDPGSKALVLLINSPGGSPVQAGLINDEITRLRALHNKPIYAVVEESCASAAYYIAAAADQIYVDKASLVGSIGVLMDGFGFTGLMDKLGVERRLMTAGENKGFLDPFSPQTEPQRQHAQAMLNQIHTQFIDVVKKGRGDRLKESPELFSGLFWSGQQAVDLGLADSLGSIDGVARDVVKAPDVIDYTQRENVAERLVKRFGVAVGEGSVRAMRMAGAGLR from the coding sequence ATGCAAGACCCCCAGGACAGCACGTCCGCTCACGCCTCTGCCCCAGCTTCTCCAGGCACGGCACCGGCCCCAGCCCCGGTGACCAACCCCGTGGATGAAAACTGGGCTCGCAAAACCCTGGTGGACTTGGCCTATGCCAACCTCCAGGAGCAACAATCCCAACGCCGTTGGAAGTTGGGCATGCGTCTGGCCTGGTTGCTCTTTTTGGGCTTTGTAGTGTGGCAACTCTTCAGCCTCAATTCGCCAGCCACGCACACCAGTTTTCCGCACACGGCGCTCGTCACTGTTCAGGGTGAAATCGGCCCGGATACAGAAGCCAGTGCTGAGAATGTCATGACGTCCATGCGCACGGCCCTCGAAGACCCAGGCTCCAAAGCCTTGGTCTTGCTCATCAATTCGCCGGGCGGCAGCCCTGTTCAGGCGGGTCTGATCAACGATGAAATCACGCGTTTGCGTGCCCTCCACAACAAACCCATTTATGCGGTGGTCGAGGAGTCTTGTGCTTCGGCGGCTTATTACATTGCCGCTGCTGCCGACCAGATTTATGTCGACAAGGCCAGCTTGGTGGGCAGCATTGGTGTCTTGATGGATGGTTTTGGCTTCACCGGACTCATGGACAAGCTGGGTGTGGAGCGTCGTTTGATGACGGCTGGCGAGAACAAGGGTTTTCTGGACCCCTTTAGCCCCCAAACCGAGCCACAGCGCCAACATGCCCAAGCCATGCTCAACCAGATCCACACCCAGTTCATCGATGTGGTCAAGAAAGGTCGGGGCGATCGTCTGAAAGAAAGCCCTGAGCTTTTCAGTGGCTTGTTTTGGAGTGGCCAGCAGGCGGTTGACCTGGGCTTGGCCGACAGCCTGGGCAGCATCGATGGTGTGGCCCGCGACGTGGTCAAGGCCCCGGATGTGATTGATTACACCCAGCGCGAGAACGTGGCCGAGCGCCTGGTCAAGCGCTTTGGTGTGGCCGTGGGCGAGGGCAGTGTCCGCGCCATGCGCATGGCGGGTGCCGGCTTGCGCTGA
- a CDS encoding SAM-dependent methyltransferase, translating to MNTPKTPPGRLFLVPTPLDFGCTEQAPITEVLPSTTLATAAGIQHWVCENAKSTRAFLKRVGQTHPLIVPLAEQSITELPRHVHKKGDHQSGFDGKPLLAAALQGHDVGLVSEAGMPAVADPGSSVVRAAHDLGIGVVPLVGPVSLLLALAASGLNGQNFAFVGYLPQDAGERAARLKQLESLALKTGQTQLWIETPYRNAAMLGGLLQSLNANTRLAIASGLTLPSANIQSHTVAQWKKGLTGPDSQTPAVYAIGP from the coding sequence GTGAACACCCCCAAGACCCCACCAGGCCGCCTGTTTTTGGTGCCCACGCCACTCGACTTTGGCTGCACCGAGCAAGCCCCGATCACCGAAGTGCTGCCCAGCACCACCTTGGCCACCGCCGCCGGGATTCAGCATTGGGTGTGCGAGAACGCCAAGAGCACCCGCGCCTTCCTCAAACGTGTGGGCCAAACACATCCACTGATCGTCCCGCTGGCCGAACAAAGCATCACCGAATTGCCCCGCCATGTGCACAAAAAAGGCGACCACCAGTCAGGTTTTGATGGCAAACCACTGTTGGCGGCTGCTTTGCAAGGGCACGATGTGGGTTTGGTGAGCGAAGCGGGCATGCCCGCGGTGGCCGACCCGGGCAGCTCGGTGGTGCGGGCCGCACACGATCTGGGCATTGGCGTGGTGCCTTTGGTGGGCCCGGTGTCTTTGCTCTTGGCCTTGGCCGCCAGCGGGCTCAATGGTCAGAACTTCGCTTTTGTGGGGTATTTGCCGCAAGACGCGGGGGAGCGGGCCGCCCGCTTGAAACAACTGGAGTCCTTGGCCCTCAAAACCGGACAAACCCAGTTGTGGATCGAAACGCCTTACCGCAACGCGGCCATGCTCGGCGGCTTGCTGCAAAGCCTGAATGCCAACACGCGCTTGGCCATTGCCAGTGGTTTGACGCTGCCCTCGGCCAACATCCAGAGCCACACGGTGGCGCAATGGAAAAAGGGCCTCACAGGCCCTGATTCGCAGACCCCGGCGGTTTACGCCATCGGGCCTTGA